The nucleotide window CCGTTTTGCTTCGCTTTCGATTTGGCATTTATCCAGTACGTATTGAAGGTCCGTTTTCCTGGGGCTCGAACGCTAAGCGAAATTGGTCGGTCCCAGGCGAGTGTCGTCGGGGAGTGAAAGCGACCATCGGCATCTGTCAGCAAGAATGCCTGTTGTTCAAACAGCGGATGGGCAAGTGAACTGCGGCCACGGATGTTTTCAGGTTGAACGTCATGACGCACACGAACTTGCACCCGAGCGTTCTTGACCGGACGCTCCAGTGCATCGACCACCCGGCCGACCACTCGAAGCGCGAATCGCGGTTGAAGCACCAACGTGACTTCCGATTTGGCGGCAAGCTCCATCGTGATCGGTTGCTCAGTCATGCTTTGCAAATGTCGAGCGGTCAAAGTCACCGACGTTCCGTCGGAAACGCGATGAAAGCGGAACTGGCCGTGCGAATCGGTGAAGTACTGCATTTCCACCGTCGATCGGCCGCGTTTGAACGTGCAAGCAACTTCGGCACCCACCACTTCACGACCGCCGGTATCGACCACTCTACCCTTGGCTGACGACATCGGATTCAGTCGCACCGCGTTGACCTCCACCCGGCGATCCTTGGGGATCTGCTGAGGGTATTGATATGACGATTCATCAATCAGGTAGGAGCCAAACGCGTCGACGGGATAAAATCCGATCCGTCCTTCATCCGACCAGAAGGAAAATCTTCCGTCGCGAGTCGAGATCGCCGGTCGGCATGTGACGTCATGTGTGTCGATGAAAATTCCGCCAATTGGATCGCCGGTGGCCGCATGTCGCACCTCGCCGCTGACATGGACGCCGGGCACCAAAGGAATTCTCAGTCGATCATTTCCCGTCGGAAGGACGAGTTCTTTGTACAGAAACTGTCGCCCAAGCTGAAACGGAAAGTCGTCTGGGAAGACGGCAAAAATCAGTGGATCGCCATCGACGATCGCCAGATTGGTGAATCGACCCTGGCGATCGACCGTGGCTTCGCTCCACGCGGTGGCTTGGTCCAGCGCTTCACCGGTGCGACGAGTCGCAAGGACCAACTTGACACCATCGAAGTGCGGATGAGAAGGAAAGCCTTCGTCGTCGTTTTCGCCCCTGGTAACAAACAGTTCGCCAGATAGCCGACGAACGGGATGCGACATGACGTGTGGGGCGTGGTCGGAATCGAACGAAAGGTCGAGCCTTTGGTATCCCCTTTCGCTAGATCCGTAGTAGACGGACGAAAGCTTTGCTGCATCTGTCCAGCCGATCGTCGCAACCCCGTTCGCATCAACGTTTGTTGCCAGTGGTGCTTCGGACTGATCGTCGAATCGTTGCGGCAGTTCGACACCGCTGATGTTCGCGGGATACAGCATCCCGTCTTCGACCTGCTGACCAGTCGAATTAAAGACGGTCAAGTTCCAATTGCTCGTTGGGCTGAGCGACGTTGCGATTGGTTCTCCGGAAAAGCATCGGGCAAACGTGACTTCGCGGACAGTCGCCTGATAGCCCTCGGCAGTGATCAGGATTCGTACGCTCTTGCCTTGCACGAACCTTTGATCACCACGAATGATCAGAACCGACCAGTTTCCATTTGCATCAGTGGTGGTTGCGGTCTGTCCAGGGGAACGAAACGGAAACATTGACTGAGCAAACTTCGCTAGTTCACCCAGGACATAGACCTCGGCAGATTCGATCGGATCACCAGACTCATTCGTCACAGTTCCCGCGATCGCAATGCCGATGTCGCCCTGCGCAACGTTAGCAGATGCAGGCTCTGCTGACAAAAGCAGCAAACATACTAAACCAACCGATCGCATCAACGCACGACGCATCGTCTTACCCCTGCTGTGTTTTCCAGCTCCTCGCTCGCGGCCATCGAAAACGTACCCGCTAAATGCCAAATAGAGACAGCGGGATAATTGAAGAACCAACAAGCATTCGTGATCCACAGGTCTTGATTGTATGGAACCAGGTCACTGATGTTGGCAACGACAACTCCACTTTTGGAAGTGCGCTTCGGATGGCTCAGGTGGACTGCGTTTGCGTGTAAAGTGTCGCGTTGATGACGTTTTCCGGCCGCCGGATCGATCCGGATGGTGTCGTTACTTCGACAAGCGTGTCAGCAACGCGCGGGCGTCGTCTTCTTCGGGAAAGGCGACGGAGCTGTTGAGGGCCGCCTGGACGAATTGTTTGGCGGCGTCCAGTTCGCCAACGGATTCGAAAATGGCGGCGGCGAAGTATCCGACTTCGGGTGAAAATTCGCCACCAAGGATTGCTTTTCGGATGACTTGTTCGGCTTCCTTGGTCTTGCCGATCCGAAACAAAGCCCACGCGTAGGTGGCCACCGCGGCGCGTCCCTTCTGAGTCTTCGTGTTGGAGTTGCTTTTCAACAGTACTTCCGCATGACGCAGCGCAAGTTGATGCTTTTCAGGTGTGTCTTGCGATAGCAATGACAGTACCAAGCCATTGGTCGCGTCGAAGCTTGCCGGATTCTGCTGGTGCAGTTCCGCGAAGATCTTCTCGGCGCCCACAGAATCACCTTCAAAACGTTTGACGGTTCCCAGCATCGCGTTGACTGCGGGAGAGTCCGGCACCAGATCTTTAGCGCGATTGACGCATTGCTGCATCAGTTGTTGCTCGCCCGCCGCCATCGCCCACAGTCCCACGGCGATCTGTGTTTGCGCGTCATCTTGACCAGCCTGCTTCGCATTCAGCATCGCCTTCTTTGCCAGTTCATGCTTTCCATCGGCCTGATACATTCGCCCCATGGCGACTTCGGGAACGACACCGGACTTTGAAAACGTGCTGAGGTTCTGAAGCGTCTGTTTGGCAAATTCATAATCTTCCAGCTGGAAATGTGCCGCCGCCAGCCGATTCCAGGCCGCTTCGTTGCGTTGGTCCAATTCGATCCAAGCACGAAGATGTGGTTTTGCCGCGGCCCACTTTTGACGTCGTTCATAGATCGTGGCCAAGCCGGCATGAGCCGTCGCCGTCAGTTTGTTTTTCCGAGTCTCATTACGATCGTAGTTTTCCGACAGCTCCAACGCTTTTTCGAACAACACCTTTGCTTCAGCGATGCGTCCCTCGCCGATGGCCAGTTCCGCAAGCATGTTCCAAACCTCCGGGTCGCTGCCATGATTCTCGGCGGCACGTTCCAGAGCGGTGCGTCCGCTGCTTCGGTTTCCGGTCGCGTAGGCAAGGCGAGCAAACATCACTTCGCCCGGCGGCAGATCCGGATGCTGGTTGTATGCCGATTGGAACAACTCCATCGCGGCTGTGGCGTCACTTTCTTTGAATGCGGCCAGTGCCTTGTCCAGCAACGGTTGCGCCGGGTGTGGGGCCTGCTGGGTGGTCGCCTGAGTGCTGTCAGCGGACTCTTGACCATGCAGCGCCGGACTGACCAGCAACAGCATGCAGACAATAGCGAACAGTTTCATCGGAATCTTCACGGGGGGGGGGCGTGCAACAGTGAGATCGTGCAGTTTAGATCAGACGGGAACAATTCGAACGTCTGATCCGGGCCAGATCGAACTCATCCGACGTCAATCGGTATGGTTCGATCGGTTGATAGCGAAAAAGCGGCCGGCCCGAGTGCAATCGGCCCTGGCACCCATCGGCGATTTTGTCAGGGGCGATTCGTCCGTGCTTGGCGTGACCAGGGCCACGTTGGCGAGGGAACGTTCGTCACAACGTGGGAATTGAAAACTCGTTGCAACAAATTGCAATCTCGGCTAGCGACGTCGGTTCCGATGTCGGGATCCGACCCTACGACAAGCCGTGTCTAGTCTCGGCTGCTGTTGCGAATGGCGCTTGGAAGGTAAACGTCGCCACTGGGTTCATCGGTCTGCGTGGCGTCATCCGAGTCGGCGCCTTCGTTCGCGCTGAACGGGGAAGGGCCAAGGTTGATCGTACCGGTGTTGGTGGGCGTCAACACATCGACCGTGTTGGCGAAATCGATATACCGTCCAAACTGGTCGTAGACCAAGTCGTCGGTACGGATGCCCACTTCGGGCAACGGGATCTCATCGCGGACGGTGAAGACGCCGTTGTTGATGGTGACTTCGTAGTTGCCAAAATCAAGATCGCCCATCGGATTCATGGCGATGATCGGATACTGCCCCAATTCGGCATCGGCGAAGGTTCCCTCACTGGCCAAGTCGACCTGGTCAATCGTGTCTGCATTCTTCAAGCCGGACGCCGTGAACTCCGTGCCATTGAACACGAATTCGACGCCAATCAATTTTGACTGGTTGTTCGCCGAAATCACCAGCGGTGCGGGAGTGACCATCAATCCACCGGAAAGCGATCCGAGTTCGATGTTGTAATTGGTGGCGTCGAACCCATTGCCGCCCGCAGCAATTCCCGATGCGGCCAATTCATAGCTGCCAACGTTCGCGGTTGCGGCGATGCCCGGCGAGCTGAAACTGACTTGTTGGATCGTTTCGCCGTTCTTCAGCCCGATCGCTTCGAAGCGAGTGCGGTCCAACATCGAATCGCCGTAGGTCTTCTGCTGGCTCAAAGGATTGACGACCAAATCGGCCGGTACGACTGTCAATCCACCATTGGAGAACGAGATGTTGTAGTTCAGTGGATTGAAAGTCCCTTGTCCGCTAACGTTCAGGCCGACCGCGTAGGGAGTCTCCATGACATCGGCATCGGGACGGGTGCCAAGGCTAAGCCACTGAACCGGACCGATCATTTCACCATTGACCAGGCCTTCGACAGTGAAGTCGTTGTCAGGGAAGACAAACGTGTCGCCGTAGGTCTTGGTGTACGTGCCGCCGGTCACGAACAAATCTGCTGGCAGGATCGTGAAGGTTCCGCTGGCAGTGCCCAACAATCGGTACTTGGGATCCAGGTCCGACGCTTCGACGTTGATGGTGTAGGTTCCCGCATCGGAGAACTGGGTCAGGTCAAAATCGGTTCCCACTCCGATGCTCTGCAGTGTGTCGCCTTCTTGCAACACGCCACGCGTGATTGACAGACCAGGATCGATTGGAGTTTGACCGTACGTCGACTGGCCGTCGTTGGCGGTGAAGAACAATCCGGGGGTGAGGTCGATCGATGCCAGATAGAACGAATAATTAGCGTCAGGAACGCCTTGGTATTGGAAGCCTTGCAGCTCTTCCACCGCCAGCAAATCGTTTTGCTCGCCAATCCCTAAGCTATTCAGCAAATTACCGCTCTCGTCGAACAGGTTGCCACCCGAGATTCCATTGAAGCTGGAACTGTTGCTGATATTTACGCCGGCCTGCAGCGGTAAAAACATTCGCAATTCGCCACCGTCACCAGTGTTGA belongs to Crateriforma spongiae and includes:
- a CDS encoding carboxypeptidase-like regulatory domain-containing protein; translation: MTNESGDPIESAEVYVLGELAKFAQSMFPFRSPGQTATTTDANGNWSVLIIRGDQRFVQGKSVRILITAEGYQATVREVTFARCFSGEPIATSLSPTSNWNLTVFNSTGQQVEDGMLYPANISGVELPQRFDDQSEAPLATNVDANGVATIGWTDAAKLSSVYYGSSERGYQRLDLSFDSDHAPHVMSHPVRRLSGELFVTRGENDDEGFPSHPHFDGVKLVLATRRTGEALDQATAWSEATVDRQGRFTNLAIVDGDPLIFAVFPDDFPFQLGRQFLYKELVLPTGNDRLRIPLVPGVHVSGEVRHAATGDPIGGIFIDTHDVTCRPAISTRDGRFSFWSDEGRIGFYPVDAFGSYLIDESSYQYPQQIPKDRRVEVNAVRLNPMSSAKGRVVDTGGREVVGAEVACTFKRGRSTVEMQYFTDSHGQFRFHRVSDGTSVTLTARHLQSMTEQPITMELAAKSEVTLVLQPRFALRVVGRVVDALERPVKNARVQVRVRHDVQPENIRGRSSLAHPLFEQQAFLLTDADGRFHSPTTLAWDRPISLSVRAPGKRTFNTYWINAKSKAKQNGVFDFGDLRMFDQPNSQLHKIRVVNESGQSIPKARVVSIGARTRRAAGISDDSGKVTLQLMKGTQIIAAHRHGFLPTFHTVNDPAEIELLVLRDEDARVPKRTAAVVTDAAKETAAKRLLSRLPQPATDDPRARRFAYLTALAVADFDRAVARLRDQADHLRDESLLLPSIMRLGARGVQSEQLMTLVDDDWKASFLLQQAEHIDDKKLVEQKLYQALSLIQPSSGQDALSLTGLIANALLKAGLTDVAVNLLHETWKQHHELQFILDDGERSIGTALSRTFAPFYAIVDLEKSRRLIELTALADEVESLKAKADLLVAMYAPHHWEAIRHSDPQRRLTANSFLSFRDEFPTSDFQIGRRLLDQIEPDGRKARLLLLLARQAHDASPKQRLTLAVDALRLHRTAIEQSQSGLDGESAAGAVAMVAQWDAKLAEQYAFEAFWQSRKDETMTQFNVPSTLAGGLAGWDRGMALALVEPCFDDWSWLFGERDFDVIFTVIHPLRAMAHIDPTRTVRLVNELLETHLSEDIGRHYDVVRGIVNEFRQLCRTDLGVRTPDGS
- a CDS encoding tetratricopeptide repeat protein, which translates into the protein MKLFAIVCMLLLVSPALHGQESADSTQATTQQAPHPAQPLLDKALAAFKESDATAAMELFQSAYNQHPDLPPGEVMFARLAYATGNRSSGRTALERAAENHGSDPEVWNMLAELAIGEGRIAEAKVLFEKALELSENYDRNETRKNKLTATAHAGLATIYERRQKWAAAKPHLRAWIELDQRNEAAWNRLAAAHFQLEDYEFAKQTLQNLSTFSKSGVVPEVAMGRMYQADGKHELAKKAMLNAKQAGQDDAQTQIAVGLWAMAAGEQQLMQQCVNRAKDLVPDSPAVNAMLGTVKRFEGDSVGAEKIFAELHQQNPASFDATNGLVLSLLSQDTPEKHQLALRHAEVLLKSNSNTKTQKGRAAVATYAWALFRIGKTKEAEQVIRKAILGGEFSPEVGYFAAAIFESVGELDAAKQFVQAALNSSVAFPEEDDARALLTRLSK